In the Candidatus Delongbacteria bacterium genome, AATCGCTCCGACGATGGGCGCCAGCCAGAACAGCCACAGCTGGCCCGTGGCCCACCCGCCCACGTAGAGCGCAACGCCCGTGCTGCGAGCAGGGTTCACGGAGGTGTTGGTCACGGGAATGCTGATCAGGTGGATCAGGGTCAGGCACAGCCCGATGGCGATGGGCGCAAAACCGGCCGGGGCCCTGCGGTCGGTGGCCCCCAGAATCACGATCAGGAAGAACATGGTCATCACCACTTCGGTGACCAGCGCAGCCAGCATGGAGTACCCGCCCGGCGAATGGTCACCGTAGCCATTGGATGCGAAGCCCGCTGAGACATCGAAGCCAGCCTTGCCGCTGGCGATCAGGTACAGCACTCCACCCGCAACCAGGCCGCCCAGAACCTGGGCCACGATGTAAGGCGCCAGTTTGTTCGCCGGAAAACGCCCGCCGGCCCAGAGGCCGATGGACACGGCCGGATTCAGGTGGCAGCCACTGATGTGGCCGATGGCGAAGGCCATGGT is a window encoding:
- the aqpZ gene encoding aquaporin Z; this encodes MRQYGAEFLGTFWLVLGGCGSAVLAAAFPEVGIGLMGVSLAFGLTVLTMAFAIGHISGCHLNPAVSIGLWAGGRFPANKLAPYIVAQVLGGLVAGGVLYLIASGKAGFDVSAGFASNGYGDHSPGGYSMLAALVTEVVMTMFFLIVILGATDRRAPAGFAPIAIGLCLTLIHLISIPVTNTSVNPARSTGVALYVGGWATGQLWLFWLAPIVGAILGALAYRSIAGEKD